GGTGGCACCCAAAGTATACGTGTTGGCTCTGGTGGCATTATGCTATCCAACCACGCACCACTTGTTATTGCCGAACAGTTCGGGACTCTCGAATCTCTATATCCGGGACGGATCGATCTTGGACTGGGCAGAGCACCCGGATCTGATCAACCAGCTTCCCGTGCGCTGCGTCGCGGGCTCGGAAGCGATGGCAGTGAATTCCCTGAGCAGCTAAGTGAGCTAAGAGCTTACTTCGACCCTGCAGGAGCAGGATCGCGCCCAGCTGGAGTACGCGCGGTTCCTGGGGAAGGCTTAAATGTTCCCATCTGGCTCTTAGGCTCCAGCGGCTTTAGTGCTGAGCTAGCAGCCAAGCTAGGGTTACCTTTTGCCTTTGCCAGCCATTTTGCACCTGAGTATTTACTTCAGGCGCTGCACATATACCACAGTAATTTCCGTCCATCAGAAGTACTAGACAAACCTTATGTTATGGTCGGACTAGGGGTTACAGCAGCCGATACTGTAGATGAGGCAAGAAAGCTAGCTACCTCGCAGCAGCAGCAGTTCCTCAATATCATCCGCGGGCGTACAGGCAAGTTACAACCACCCGTTGAGAGTATGGATGGGCTATGGACGGTACAAGAAAAAGCAATCATGCTCGATAAGCAGCGTTATTCTTTCTCTGGCGATAAAGCAGCGATTAAAGAACGACTTCAAGACATTCTGAAAGAGACACAAGCAGATGAATTGATTATCTCCGCAGGGATTTATGATCATGAAGCTCGTCTTCGTTCCTATGAAATTGTAGCTGAGGCTATGAAAGAACTGTAAGATTGCAGTCTTAACAAGGCAGGACGTTATCTGAGTATCGGGAATTCTCCCGTTTCAGATATGCGTCTTGCCTTTTTTGTTTTGTTTTCGAAACCGTTCTTAATAAAACACTACTAAGATAGTAAAAAACATAAAAATAAAGAGATATAGAGAGAAATCAACAGATAAAGAGACCATATACTTACTATTTAAGCAAATATGATCTAATTAGTTGTAATACATCATTTTTCTTTGGATATCATTTTGATTATACTTTATATATTCGCTATAACGAACGATTTGTATTTTGGCTATGCCCTCTTTCTCCGTTCATTCAGAGAGATTCCCCCCACAAATGAAAGAGTGGTACTTCACAATACCACTTATTTCGACAATGTAGAATGGAATAATCGTTTAAAACGGAGGATTTTGCCGGAAGCCCGCAGATTTTGTTTTTCAACAGCTACAATGGGCTCAGGAGAAAGGAGCAAAGAAAGTGAAGAAGAAATACCATTCGGTCTTCATAGCTGCTTACGTTCTGATTATTCTGGTAGGAGTAATATGGCACGCTGGAGGGGTAAGCGCTCAGGATACCATTAAGCTTACTGTGAATTCTCATACCACGAGCACAGCCACCATGAACAATATGAAGCCCGGTGACGAAATGAGCTCAGAGTACACGATTATTAATGATGGCACAGAAGGCTTTGATTACTTTGTGGACTTTAAATTCATCTCTGGAGACGTAGAGTTGTACAATATTCTCCAAATGACACTCGAAAAAGAGGGAGTAATCATCTATTCGGGAGTGATGAGTGAGGCTGCTGGCAGAGTAACCATCGGTTCACTTGCTGGAGGAGAGAAGAGTGTAATTCAAATGGATGTAACCTTCCCATGGGAAGCCGGCAACGAATATCAAGGGAAGGCCACGACCGTAGCTTTTGAATTCTCCGCTTCCGGAGAACCAGGTCCAACCACCGAGCCTACTTCAACGCCTACGCCAACAGCGACGGTTGCACCTACACCTGATCCATCACCTACAGCAACAGCAACAGCAACAACTGAACCTACTACAACACCTACTGAAACACCAGCAGCTACACCTGAAGCTTCACCGTCACCTACGGTTGCACCAACCACAACACCTACGGATTCACCAACGACTACTGTCTCACCTACAGCTGTCGTAACACCAGGTCAGTCAGTGCCTCCAACAGCAACAGCAACACCATCGCCTACACCTACGGCTTCACCGCCTGCAGTCGATGAAATAAGCGTTACTGAAGAACCGATTCCAATGGGCGGAAGCAGTAATGAGCCTACACCTGCAGCGTCACCAGGTGCTGGTAGTCAAACCACCAGTGCAACACCTCAGCCAAGCGATGAGGTAGCCTTACCTGACGGCGACATTCCTTTGGGAGCACCAGAGGCAGGCAACGAGCTTCCAAATACCGCCGAGCCTTGGTATAACTTAATTCTGGCCAGCTTAGCTATTGCGGTACTCAGCGTGATCATCATGCGCAGATTGAAATCGAAGAAAGAATAACATTTAGTAATATAAGTCTGGAGGAGAGAGTATGAAGAAGCGTAATGGTGTTTTATTAACCGTGAAGCTAATCTTCATACTCTCTTTAGTTGTGCTGATTTATTCGATCGTCCAAGTCGTCAAAGCACCCATCGAGGCCAAGCAGGCCCTAAATGATTGGGCAAAAAAGAGGGAGGAAGCCATCGCCCGCCCCCTTTCAAATGAAGAGAACCCTCTCCCCAAGGGAATGGTCAGTTCTTCAAAAGAACAACCATCTTCTCCTCCCTCCTATAAAGAGGGTGAAGTGATTGGAGAAATCCGCTTCCCCACCTTAAATAAGAAGGTGGCTATTCTGGAGGGTACGGAAAGCCCTGAATTAAAAAAAGGAGCTGGACACTATATAGGTAGCGCAGCCATCGGTGCCATCGGTAATAGCGTGCTTGCTGGACACCGTGATACCGTCTTCCGCAATCTAGGAGAACTTGTCGCAGGAGATCTAATCGAACTGGAAAGCATGGACGGTACGTTCACCTATGAAGTGACAGGCAGCACGATTGTAGACGGGACTGAACGCGGCGCAATAAAACCAAGCGATAAGGCTATTCTTACCTTGATCACCTGTTATCCTTTTTCATACGTGGGGTCAGCACCGGACCGGTATTTACTTTCAGCGAAGCTAGTAAAGAAAGAAATATCGCCTCATTAAAGCTAATCTTAACTCTTAATCTTCCTCCTCAGGGATGAGACCGGATATGGAAAGTGATACTATATAGATACAACAGTAATGAGGAGATGACCCACAGTGAAAAAAGAGGTTATAGAACGGTTTATTTCGTATGCTCAAATGGATACCCAATCGAACGAGGATAATGAAACTTGTCCGTCCACTCCGGGGCAGATGGTGCTGGCTCACAAGCTGGTCGAAGAGCTCAAGGAGATCGGCATGGATGAAGTGCAGGTGGACGAGCATGGGTATGTCATGGCTACACTCCCAGCCAATACGGAGAAGGATGTTCCGACCATTGGTTTTTTAGCGCATCTCGATACAGCAACTGATTTCACAGGAACAAATGTAAAGCCACAGATCGTGGAGAACTACGATGGCAAAGATATTCTTCTGAACAAAGAATTAAATGTTGTATTGTCTAAAGCGAGCTTCCCAGAGCTGGCAGAATATAAAGGCCATACATTAATTACAACCGATGGTACCACCCTGCTTGGCGCAGACAATAAAGCCGGTATTGCCGAGATTATGACAGCTATGAATTACCTTCTTCAGCATCCAGAAATCAAACATGGCAAGATTAGAGTTGCCTTCACACCGGACGAAGAAATCGGCCGCGGACCTCATAAATTTGACGTAGCTGCTTTTAATGCTTCCTATGCTTACACTGTGGACGGAGGCCCACTCGGTGAACTAGAGTATGAAAGCTTTAATGCTGCATCAGCCAAAATCTCGGTTTACGGCGTCAATGTACATCCTGGTACTGCCAAAGGAAAAATGATTCATTCCGCAAAAATCGCTATGGCGCTCCACCTTAGACTCCCTGCTGAGGAAGCTCCAGAATTCACAGACGGTTATGATGGCTTCTACCACCTTAGCTCCATAGAAGGCACACCGGAATTCAGCAAGCTTCAATATATCATTCGTGACTTCGACCGCGAGAAATTCGAGGCACGTAAAGCCTTTCTTTCTGCCATCGTAGATGAATTCAAGAGCATCCATGGTGAAGAGAACATCGTGCTTGAAATGAAAGACCAATATTACAACATGCGCGAAAAAATCGAACCGGTGCGTCATATTGTCGATATTGCCCATGAGGCGATGGAGAATCTGAACATCACACCGATCATCCGCCCGATTCGCGGGGGAACAGATGGCTCACAGCTTTCCTACATGGGTTTACCTACACCTAATATTTTCACGGGGGGCGAAAATTTCCACGGCAAATTCGAATACGCCTCTGCTGACAACATGGAAAAAGCGGTAAACGTAATCGTCGAGATCGCCAAGCTGTTCGAACAAAAAGCCTAAATCGTAATTCACGTCACTCCATATTGAACACAAAAAATCCCTGAAAAGGTCGATTCAGACCTCTCAGGGATTATTAATGTTCAAAGTCTATTCGATTAGCATCTTTCTTCCGGCGGCGTGTCTTTCCAGATCACGTTTTCCCCGTAATTCTTACCCCAATCATACATCAATCGAAGGACGGGAAGCAGGCTTTGTCCATATGAAGTCAGAGAATACTCTACTTTTGGAGGAACCTCGGCATACACTTTCCGAAGAACCAACTGATCTTCTTCAAGCTCTCGAAGCTGATTGGTCAACATTTTCTGCGTGATATGAGGAATTAGCTTCTTCAGCTCACTGAACCGCTTTGTCCCTTCAAGCCCAAGATGCCACAGGATTATCAGCTTCCATTTGCCTCCGATCACCGCAAGCGTCAGTTCCTTCTCGCAGTTAATTTCCTTCAAATTGATGCGATCTTTAATCTCGGTCGCCATAACTAAAGCGCCTCCTCTCTCCTGTTGTCATACTAACACAAAAACGAATAACCTCCTTACTAGGAAGGCATTCGTTTCTGTACTCTCACTCTAAATTAGCATGCTTGCCGAACATCTGCTTAGTCGTCTGCCCCGTCTTCTCCATCATCCGCAGAATCACTGCATCGTAAAAGACTAACATCGTCTGTTCGAATAAAGAAGCCATTGGCTGAATCGTGCTGTAGCCTCCGCTGGTCTGATCTTTTGTAGATCCCGGCAGCTTCACTACATAGCTCGCTAAACGTCCGACGGTCGAGTCCGGCGCAATCGTAACGGCAATAACCTCTGCACCTACTCCTTTGGCCTTCTCTGCCATAGAGATCAGCCCCTTAGTCTCTCCTGAACCCGAACCGAGCACAAGCACATCACCAGGCTCAATACCCGGAGTTACCGTTTCTCCCACGACGTACGCTTCTTTACCGACATGCATGAGTCGCATTGCAAAAGCTCGTCCCATCAATCCTGATCTACCAGCCCCGGCCACAAATACCTTATTCGACTGAAGAAGCAGTTCAGCCATTCGTTCAGCCTCTTGCTGATCAAGCTGAGAAATGGAGCACTGAAGCTCCTCTATAATTTGCTGCGCATATTTCAATGTGTCCATTGTAATCTTAAGCCTGGTTAACTAGACGTTTCATCTCTGCCGCTGCGGCCTTTTGATCAGCCTCACCCGTAATGCCTCCGCCAACGATAACAAGATCAGGATTCGCTGCAATAACTTCCGGAAGCGTACTTAGCTTGATACCCCCAGCGATAGCGGTTTTAGCCTGTTTAACCACACTTTTAATTGCATTCAAATCTGCAAAAGAATTTTTTCCTTCCGCCTGATGGTCATATCCAGAGTGTACGCAGACATAGTCTACGCCAAGTGCGTCTACTTCAGCCGCTCTTGACTTAATATCTTTTACATTGATCAGATCAACCAGAATCTGTCTATTCGTCTTCTTAGCTTCCTCCACCGCACCTCGAATGGTAGCATCATCAGATACACCAAGCACAGTAACGATATCAGCACCAGCCTCTACCGCCTTCATCACTTCATATCCGCCAGCATCCATGATTTTCAAATCAGCCAATACTGTCAAAGCAGGAAAAGCTTCCTTTATTGCTTTCACCGCATGCAAGCCTTCATTAATAACGATAGGTGTTCCAATTTCAACGATATCTATATATTCAGCAACCTCTGAGACAATCTCTTTCGCTCCCGCAATATCCACTAGATCCAATGCTAATTGCAATTTCATATTTATTTGCACTCCTTGTTAATATATTTTAGTAAGTCATGTACAAATTGTAGATCCTTACATCCTTTAAGGGAAGTAGGCACTTTATTGTGATGTAGTTACCTGGAGGATACTAATGTGCTGCTGCCAGCTTTATCTTTGCAGACATTAACAACCTTTTGTCATATTTTTGTAAAAGTACTGCATTTTCATGAAAGCTGTGCTAACATTACAGTTTGTTTATGGAATAACAGCAATTTAATCATGATGTAAGAAGGTGTACAATGAAGCACAATAATCACCAAGAATTTAACCTTGTAAAACTAACTTGGCCGATATTCCTGGAACTGTTCCTATTTATGCTCATGGGCAGTGTGGATACTTTTATGATCAGCTCCGTATCGGACGATGCCGTATCGGGTGTTGGCGCAGCGAATCAGATTATCGCGATGGCTATTTTAGTTCTCAGTGTAATTGGTAACGGCGCAGCGATTGTAGTCTCCCAATACCTCGGTTCCAAAAAACCTCTGGAAGCCGCTCAAGTGACCGGCAATGCCATTACTCTAAACCTGTTAGTAGGAATTCTCCTAAGTACATTTTTGCTGATATTCGGAGGGACTCTACTAACTGCCCTGAATGTAAAAGGGGACATTCTCGTTTACGCTAAATCCTATATTCATATTGTCGGGGGCGGTATTTTTCTCCAAGCATTAATCAATGCTCTGGCGACCACAATCCGTACGCACGGTTTCACTAAACAGACGATGGTCGTATCCTTGCTGATGAACATCATTCACGTGGTGGGTAACTACTTACTCATCTATGGTCATTTTGGACTTCCAGCGTTAGGTGTCGAAGGTGCAGCTATCTCAACGGTTGTCAGTCGGTTTATCTGTCTTATTATTTTCTTCTTACTGCTCTACAGAGTGATGGAGGTACGGGTAAAGTTAACCTACTACATTCATCTTTCCAAAAAATATGTGCAGCAAATTCTCAAAATCGGCATCCCGTCCGCGTTTGAATCGATTATTTATCAATCTTGTCAGCTCGTATTCACGCTGTATATTACCTATCTGGGCGCCGAGGCTATGGCCACTCGTCAATACGCGCTCAACATTTCCAATTATATTTATTTATTCAGTGTAGCCGTCTCCATGGGAACCTCCATTATCGTAGGACATCTGGTGGGAGCTAGGCGCCCCAAGGAGGCCTATACGCGTGTATTCACCAGTGTGAAGTGGGCACTTCTGGTCACAGTAGTAATAGATGCTCTTGTGATCGTCTTCCGGGTACCACTATTCGGCCTCTTCACAGACAACGAGAACATTATTCTGATGGGGGCTCAGGTTATACTGCTTAGTTTCTTCCTAGAGACCGGGCGCACAACTAATTTGGTCATCATTAACTCACTACGCGCCTCGGGCGATGCGAAGTTCCCAGTATATATGGGACTGATCTCCATGGTCTGCATGAGCTTACCCCTTGGCTATTTTCTGGTATTCCAGCTTAACCTAGGATTAGCCGGTGTGTGGATTGCCACTGCGGCTGATGAGTGGACAAGAGCTGTCATTATGTATTTCCGCTGGAAGAGTCGAGCTTGGGAGAAACATGGACTGATTCAGCACGATGATGTAGAACACAGCGTGCCTTCCACTACCCCTGCAGCTGTAAATTAACGAATTTATTTAGGTGGTTCTCTAAGGTCATACCAGATCTTAAGGGTCCACCTTTTTTGTCGCTTCATGATTACATAAATATTAGAATGAATGAAGCATTCTACGTTACAATAGATAGAACGTAATTAATCTAAAGGGGAGAACCTCATGCCGGAAGAAACCGGAATCCACGAGTTATTGACGCTCAAGACGATTGCGGAGACCTTAAACAGTTCCAATGAGCTCAAACCGATGCTCGATACAGTTATGGGTAAGCTGTTAGATCTAACAGGAAATACGGCAGGCTGGATCTTCCTGAGCGAAGAGAATATGGAGTATGAATTCGCCGCAGATCAAGGTTTACCGCCAGCGCTGCAACGGAACAATAAACAGCCGATGCAGTGTGGAAGCTGCTGGTGCCTAGACCGCCTATGGGACGGACGGCTAGAGCATGCCGTTAACATTCTAAACTGCAAGCGGCTGAGTAATGCCAGGCAATATAACTGGGGCGATACGTTGGGGATCACCCACCACGCCACTATCCCATTGCATTCAGGCGAACGCTACTTAGGGCTTATGAATGTAGCTGCACCAGGCAAAGCACATTACCCCGACAGTGAGCTGGCTCTGCTACAATCCGTAGCCCTGCAAATTGGCAGTGCCATTGAACGCATGCAGTTATATAGCACCGAGCTGCGCCGTGCCAATCTGTACGCCAAATTAGGGGAGTTCAGCGCTGCTTTGAATATAACGGCTAGTGAATGCATCTCCCCAAGCATTCTGGTGGAGAAAACCACCGCCCTGATTGGTCAATATTTCGATTGGCCTTTTGCAGCGATCATTGGACAACACGCGGGCAAATTCGAAGTACATGCAGCCGCTCATGCAGCTAATATAACACCTGAATTAGCTCCTTTTGAGCTCTCGGATTCCTTTAAGAATCGTCTAAGGGACATTGCAAAAGGACAGCGCTTCGCAACATTAACCTCTGACGAAGAACAGGAAATTACGAACTCATGCTGTTCCGAACAGCCTGTTACAGAGCGAGTTGTAATGCTTGCCGTCCCCTTTCGGCAGATTACTGCACATGGTTCAGCCATTCTACTCATCACCTCGCCTAAAGCACTCGCCTCCGCAACCGCAGATGGAGAAGTACTCGAAGCGATTGCCGAGCACATTTCAGCTACACTGGAAAGTGTACAGCTCGGAGAGAAGCGCCGCGAAATCGCGCGTCTGGACGAGCGGAATCGACTGGCCCGTGACCTCCACGACTCGGTGAACCAGATTCTGTTCTCCCTCTCGATGACGGCCAAAGGTGTAGAAAGCATGCTGCAGCAAGAGCACATCTCCCATCCGGCTGCTGAGGCTGTCCGCGATATTCAAGAGCTCTCTCAATCTGCACTCAAAGAAATGCGTGCTTTAATCATGCAGCTTCGTCCTGCAGGACTGGAAGCCGGGTTATTGACCGCGCTGCAGGCTCATGGTCAGCAACTAGGGCTGTTGATACAGACTCAACGCAGCGGTGTACTCGAACTTCCCCGCAATGTGGAAGAAGGACTGCTGCGCATTGGTCAAGAAGCACTTAATAATGTACGTAAGCACTCCGGAGCTTCTAAAGCTGAAGTATCTCTACATTTAAACGCTACCGAGGTGATACTGAGCATTGCCGATCAGGGCAAGGGCGGTGCCAAACGGCGCTGTAACATAGACACCAATGAATCTCTCGGCCTGCATATTATGAAGGAAAGAGCTGAGGCGCTCTACGGCCATATTCATATTTACAGTGAGGAGCACCAAGGCACAACGATTGAGGTAACCATCCCTTTGCCCCTCCAATCCACATGAAGTCGGGTGATCACAAATGACAATAGGTTTATTACTGGTTGACGATCATGCAATGGTTCGTCGAGGGCTACAAGTGTTTCTCTCGACACAACCGGACATCAAGGTTATCGGAGAAGCATCGAACGGCCGCGAGGCACTAGAGAGAACGGCTGAGCTCCAGCCGGATATCATATTAATGGATTTGCACATGCCCGTTATGGACGGCATCGAGACGGCTAAACAGCTGCGGGTCTCCCATCCACAGGTCAAAATCATTGTTTTGACCTCCTTTTCAGATCAGGATCATGTACTCCCTGCTATCCGCGTAGGGATCAAAGGATATTTGCTAAAAGACATAGAACCAGAAGCGCTGGTAGTCGCCATCCGCAAGGTACACAGTGGTCAAGTTGAGCTGCATTCCGCAGCTGCCAGTCAACTGATGAATCTAATGGCAGCTTCTACACCAGAACAACTGAATGTTAGCAACTCAGATCTGAATGGATCCAGTACTACATCGGTTACAATCACCGGATCTGAGCTTCTTACTCCACGAGAGCAGGAAGTGTTAGACCTCATTGCACTAGGTATGAGCAACAAAGAGATTGCCAGTAAGCTGGTCATCACCGAGAAGACTGTTAAGACACATGTCAGTCATGTACTGGGAAAGCTGAACTTATCGGATCGGACTCAAGCTGCCATTTTTGCATTGAAAAGCGGCTACAACTCATAGCGCCACAGCCCATCTACAACTATAGTCTTAGACGCTCAGCACAATGGCTGAGCGTTTTTATTATGCAGGTTCATTCCATGTGCTGACGTCAACAAATGTCGATTCAGCTATCATTGGTTTATAGCAATCAACCTTATAGGAGTGGATACAGATGAAAGTCATGATCCTGACAGGCAGCAATCGAAAAGAAGCGACCAGCACGAAGTTGGCAGAGCATGCCGCACATTTTATTAATCAGCAAGGCGAACAAGTCACCCTGTTTAATCTCCATAAACGCCCACTGCCCTTTTATTCACCAGATGAGTCTTACGCGGAGCATGAGCATCTAAGCGCCCTCCATCAAGAGATGCTAACTGCGAACGCAATCATCCTGATTACCCCGGAATACCACGGTTCCATGAGCGGCGTGATGAAAAATGCTCTCGACCATCTAGGCCAGACGCACTTCAACGGCAAAGTGGTATTGTGCGCTAGCTCTGCAGGTGGAGCTGTAGGTGTAAGCTCATTGCTTCAATTGCAGGCGGTTGTACGCAATCTACATGGGATTAATACGCCAGACTGGATCTCCATCGGCGGGATGCAGCGCAAGCGGTTCGAGGTTGAATACGACGGGTACGAGGGCGGTCAAGAAATTGAAGATCGCATTCGCCTAGTCTTAGAATCATTCCTAAATTTAGCTCGCAAAATCAATAGCCCGACAGGTGCCGCCCTATGATCAAAGGACTGTTTGAAACCCATCTGAACGTGACTAACCTTGAACAATCTGCTCATTTCTATGAACATGTTCTGGGACTACCCTTAGCACATTCGGAGAATACTGAAGGTCGCAAGCGGCGATTTTACTGGATTGGAGAAGATCGAAATCAGGCCATGCTGGGGATTTGGGAGAAGGCACCTTCCGAGGTTGTGCGTCAGCACTTTGCTTTCCAAGTAACGCTTGAGGATTTGAAGCAGTCAGTATCCTACCTGAAGGCCAAGGGGATTGAAGCCTCCAACTTCCTCGATGATGATAAGGGACAATTGTATGTATTTAGCTGGATGCCAGCCGTATCCGTGTATTTCAGTGATCCAGATGGTCATTCCTTAGAGTTCCTATCTATACTGCCTGATTCACCCAGACCTGAGCTAGGAATGGTACCCTGGAAAGAATGGGAACTAATACATGAAAGAAATTGGTAGTTATTGATAAAATTCAGGCTAAGCCTGCACGAGGAGACGAGAATATGATAAAAGGACTATACGAAGCACATTTACCAGTAAGTAATCTTGAGGTATCTATCGAATTTTATGAGAAATTGGGATTAAAAATGGCCTGGCGGGATGAGGAAACTGCATTCTTCTGGATGGAGGAAGGTCGGAGTTGGATCGGCATTTGGGAAGGAAAGGAAGTAGCAACGCCATACCACCCATCTTTACGGCATATTGCCTTCCGCGTAACTTATGAGGATCTGAAGCAATCACTGCAATGGCTGGAATCCATTGGGGTAGAGGCTGTTCCGTTCCGTAATCGAACTTCCGTTGAGCCTTTTATTCGAGCTTATCAAGGGAATGCTTCTGTGTACTTCAACGACCCGGACGGCAACAGCCTGGAATTGATGTGCCATGTAGAGGTTCCTGAACATTTGAAGCATCTCTCAGAGAACATCATCTTAACCGAGTGGGAGAAATTGCTCGAACAGAAATAAAATACTCCAACAAAAAAACAGCTGCCCACCATCAAGGGTCCAGCTGTTTGAGTATGTTAGCTGTTTCTATTTAACCATCTCTAGCATGGTTTTAGTAAAGGCTGTTACTTAATCGTGATGCCTTTCTTCATAGCCTTCATATCTGAATTCGTGTTCACAAGCATTGGCAGTATCTTCATACTTCTCGTCATGGGAGAGTTACATTGCCAGCAGGTAGGTACGTACTGAAATGCAAAGTTATCGCGCATCCAACCGGTGCAACCTTCCTTGGTACAAGACCAAATGGCTGTGTCTTCCTGCGGAAGATCCTCCAGTGCTTTTTTACGAAAATACATAAGTACCCCTCCTTGGATCGAATCGAGACGATTTCGCCACCCTATTAGGGGCAGATTCATAAGATGAAAAATAAAAAAGCTGCCCTCAACTTGTGTTAAGGGCAGCCTAATTTTCGAATTACAGTTTTACAACGTTTTCGGCTTGTGGTCCACGAGCGCCTTGAGTTACGTTGAACTCAACGCGTTGGCCTTCGTCCAAAGATTTAAATCCGTCGCCTGTGATTGCGGAGAAGTGTACGAATACGTCGCTTCCACCTTCAACCTCGATAAAACCAAATCCTTTGTCTGCATTAAACCATTTAACTGTACCTGTTTGCATGATATTACCTCCAATATTTTATTTAACACATGTCCTTTTATTCCTACGTAGTGTACGAACAAATAAAAATTCACACATTGGAAAAGGACTCATACGCACAAATGATAACCTTTTACAATATGTGAATTAAGGGTTAAATTTATGATTAACTTCATTGTACCACACTAAATCATTGAATGCAATGTAAATGCCTACTTTTTTCATTCCGGCTCAATATCCTCTATATTAAAGGCTTTAGAGCCGGAAATGTGCACGGGTTAATCGATGTATCCTGCCAACCCTTTATCCATTAAGTAATCCATCTCCGCATCAAGAATCGTCTCCACTGTGATTTCATCCAGCTTCACATCACGCTGGCCAACAACATAATCAACCAGATCATCATTGTCGATGTCTACCTCGCCTTTGGCATTGGCCTTGGCGTTATTGATAAAGGTCTGTTCATGCTTCAATACTAAACGAATTAATTTAGGATCTACTTTGGTTTTGGCAGATAATACGGTTACTAATTCCTGCTCGTTTAATTTGTCACTCATTTTTCAAATTTCATCTCCCTACAATTATTACATCTCCATTGTAGCATATTTCACGCTTTAACGCGTCATTACGCGAAGTATACCGCGGTTTGTTCACACTTTTCTTGCTATCACGGGCTCTACAACATTCCACTTCAGGTAAGTTATTTAATAAAAACAGTTGTGAGGAACATTGACTTGTGCCAAAATATAAAA
This genomic stretch from Paenibacillus sp. FSL H7-0737 harbors:
- a CDS encoding GAF domain-containing sensor histidine kinase; amino-acid sequence: MPEETGIHELLTLKTIAETLNSSNELKPMLDTVMGKLLDLTGNTAGWIFLSEENMEYEFAADQGLPPALQRNNKQPMQCGSCWCLDRLWDGRLEHAVNILNCKRLSNARQYNWGDTLGITHHATIPLHSGERYLGLMNVAAPGKAHYPDSELALLQSVALQIGSAIERMQLYSTELRRANLYAKLGEFSAALNITASECISPSILVEKTTALIGQYFDWPFAAIIGQHAGKFEVHAAAHAANITPELAPFELSDSFKNRLRDIAKGQRFATLTSDEEQEITNSCCSEQPVTERVVMLAVPFRQITAHGSAILLITSPKALASATADGEVLEAIAEHISATLESVQLGEKRREIARLDERNRLARDLHDSVNQILFSLSMTAKGVESMLQQEHISHPAAEAVRDIQELSQSALKEMRALIMQLRPAGLEAGLLTALQAHGQQLGLLIQTQRSGVLELPRNVEEGLLRIGQEALNNVRKHSGASKAEVSLHLNATEVILSIADQGKGGAKRRCNIDTNESLGLHIMKERAEALYGHIHIYSEEHQGTTIEVTIPLPLQST
- a CDS encoding response regulator, whose product is MTIGLLLVDDHAMVRRGLQVFLSTQPDIKVIGEASNGREALERTAELQPDIILMDLHMPVMDGIETAKQLRVSHPQVKIIVLTSFSDQDHVLPAIRVGIKGYLLKDIEPEALVVAIRKVHSGQVELHSAAASQLMNLMAASTPEQLNVSNSDLNGSSTTSVTITGSELLTPREQEVLDLIALGMSNKEIASKLVITEKTVKTHVSHVLGKLNLSDRTQAAIFALKSGYNS
- a CDS encoding NADPH-dependent FMN reductase encodes the protein MKVMILTGSNRKEATSTKLAEHAAHFINQQGEQVTLFNLHKRPLPFYSPDESYAEHEHLSALHQEMLTANAIILITPEYHGSMSGVMKNALDHLGQTHFNGKVVLCASSAGGAVGVSSLLQLQAVVRNLHGINTPDWISIGGMQRKRFEVEYDGYEGGQEIEDRIRLVLESFLNLARKINSPTGAAL
- a CDS encoding VOC family protein, translated to MIKGLFETHLNVTNLEQSAHFYEHVLGLPLAHSENTEGRKRRFYWIGEDRNQAMLGIWEKAPSEVVRQHFAFQVTLEDLKQSVSYLKAKGIEASNFLDDDKGQLYVFSWMPAVSVYFSDPDGHSLEFLSILPDSPRPELGMVPWKEWELIHERNW
- a CDS encoding VOC family protein, with the translated sequence MIKGLYEAHLPVSNLEVSIEFYEKLGLKMAWRDEETAFFWMEEGRSWIGIWEGKEVATPYHPSLRHIAFRVTYEDLKQSLQWLESIGVEAVPFRNRTSVEPFIRAYQGNASVYFNDPDGNSLELMCHVEVPEHLKHLSENIILTEWEKLLEQK
- a CDS encoding cold-shock protein, producing the protein MYFRKKALEDLPQEDTAIWSCTKEGCTGWMRDNFAFQYVPTCWQCNSPMTRSMKILPMLVNTNSDMKAMKKGITIK
- a CDS encoding cold-shock protein → MQTGTVKWFNADKGFGFIEVEGGSDVFVHFSAITGDGFKSLDEGQRVEFNVTQGARGPQAENVVKL